From the bacterium genome, the window GCGGGCGGGGTCGATGTTCAGGGTCCCGAAGGACTGAGGCTGGGCGTTTTCGATGAATTCGCGATCCTTGATCCGTCTTAAGATCGCCTTCACGCGGAGGACCAGCTCGCGCGGGCTAAAGGGCTTCGCCAAATAATCGTCGGCCCCCACCTCGAATCCCACGATCCGGTCCACCTCCTCGCCCTTGGCGGTCAAGATGAGCACCGGGATGTTCTTGGTTTTCGCGTCGTTCTTGAGGCTGCGGCAGACCTCCAAGCCCTGCATGTCCGGCAGCATGAGATCCAAGATGACCAGGTCCGGCTGGACCCGGCGGGCCTTGGCAAGCCCGTCGGCGCCGTTCTTGCTGACCTCGGTGGTAAACTTTTCCTGCCGCAGGTTGTAGTCGACCAACTCTGAGATGTCGTTGTCGTCTTCGATAATGAGTATCTTCACGTCTCAGCTCCTGTGGCATCCAATGCCCTGAACGCGCTTTCGAAGAAAGAGTGGCTCCCACAATCGGCGCTAAATGTTACAGCAATGTGACATAAATGTGAAATCCGCACTTTGGGACGGACTCAGCGCCCCTATTTCAAGAACCCCGCCTTTTCGAAGACCCAAACGCCTATCCCCAAGGCGGCGGTCGCCAAGGCCATCGAGACGACGAACGGGACCTTGTGTTTGAAGAGGAAATAGGCCGCGACGAAAAAAGCGAAGCTGGGGATCACCCAGAGGATGACGTCCTTCGTGTAGATCGCCAAGAGATTCAAGTCCCGCTTTTCAAAGTAGATCCAGATGAGCGACAGGAACGTCATCATCGGCAGGGCCGTCAGGAGGGCGGCGCCCTTCGGGAAGGTCTTGGCCGCCTCGCTGATCGCGGCGATGAGGATGCCGGAAAGGACGACCTTCACGAGAAAGAAAGCGGTTTGAGAGGTCATGGGCCTTCTATCGCTCGAACGGCGCCGATGAGCAATGATCTTGACGGGCACCGAAGGAATGACGTACGCGCCGTTCCATGCGAACCGTCTTCCGGAAAATCGGGCTGGCCCTTTCTGCGGCCGCGGTTCTCTTCACGGCGGTTTGTCTCCCCTTGCATTACCACGAAGACCAGGCCCAACACAGCCAGTCCTCGCACTGCTCCATCTGTCATTTTTCCAAGGAGGGGAAGGCCTCCGGGGTC encodes:
- a CDS encoding DUF3147 family protein, encoding MTSQTAFFLVKVVLSGILIAAISEAAKTFPKGAALLTALPMMTFLSLIWIYFEKRDLNLLAIYTKDVILWVIPSFAFFVAAYFLFKHKVPFVVSMALATAALGIGVWVFEKAGFLK
- a CDS encoding response regulator transcription factor produces the protein MKILIIEDDNDISELVDYNLRQEKFTTEVSKNGADGLAKARRVQPDLVILDLMLPDMQGLEVCRSLKNDAKTKNIPVLILTAKGEEVDRIVGFEVGADDYLAKPFSPRELVLRVKAILRRIKDREFIENAQPQSFGTLNIDPARFQVKVGKDEVRLTAIEFKLLQYLLSNRGRVATRDLLLDRVWGYDAALTTRTVDTHIKRLREKLGRAGDYIETIRGIGYRFKERVE